One genomic window of Diospyros lotus cultivar Yz01 chromosome 8, ASM1463336v1, whole genome shotgun sequence includes the following:
- the LOC127807660 gene encoding probable cytokinin riboside 5'-monophosphate phosphoribohydrolase LOGL10, with protein MEGEHRSHQQQPSPAKSRFNRVCVFCGSSPGKKPTYQLAAIQLGKELVERNIDLVYGGGSIGLMGLISQAVYDGGRHVLGVIPKTLMPREITGETVGEVRPVAGMHQRKAEMARQADAFIALPGGYGTLEELLEVITWAQLGIHDKPVGLLNVDGYYNSLLSFIDKAVDEGFIAPSARHIIVSAQTAHELMSKLEEYVPKHAGVASKLSWEMEQQLGYISKSDIAR; from the exons ATGGAGGGAGAGCACCGCAGCCACCAGCAGCAGCCGTCGCCGGCGAAGTCCAGGTTCAATAGGGTCTGTGTTTTCTGCGGCAGCAGCCCCGGGAAGAAGCCAACCTACCAGCTGGCCGCCATCCAGCTAGGGAAAGAACTG GTTGAGAGGAACATAGACTTGGTGTATGGAGGAGGGAGCATTGGTTTGATGGGTCTAATCTCTCAAGCTGTCTATGATGGTGGCCGCCACGTGTTAGG GGTGATTCCCAAAACTCTCATGCCAAGAGAG ATCACCGGAGAGACCGTCGGAGAAGTGAGGCCGGTGGCCGGCATGCACCAAAGGAAGGCCGAAATGGCCCGGCAAGCTGATGCATTCATAGCCTTGccag GAGGATATGGAACATTGGAGGAGCTCTTGGAAGTCATAACATGGGCTCAATTGGGGATCCATGATAAGCcg GTGGGACTACTGAATGTTGATGGGTACTACAACTCACTCTTGTCCTTCATAGACAAGGCCGTTGATGAAGGCTTCATTGCCCCCTCTGCCCGCCACATCATCGTCTCTGCCCAAACCGCCCACGAACTCATGTCCAAGCTCGAG GAGTACGTTCCGAAGCACGCTGGGGTAGCATCGAAGCTGAGCTGGGAGATGGAGCAGCAACTGGGTTACATCTCAAAGTCAGACATTGCCCGTTGA